The following is a genomic window from Prevotella nigrescens.
TATTAGCTCTCTATCACATTTCCGTTCTACAAATTTCCCCTTGCATTTTCTGAAAACAAAATCTCTATCTATCTGATCTATTAATGATTATACAAGTCCTAATCGGATAATTTCTTCCATATCCATAACACAGATATAGAACCAAGTACGCAAAATATGAAATTTGTGAGATAACCCTTACCAAATAAATCAATATCTAATAGGTTGCTAATGAAAGCACCTGCATAACTACCAACTATTCCGATAAAAAGATTCATGCAACAACCTTTTCCTTCACCACTCATTATACGATTTGCAATGTAGCCAATAAGAATTCCCGTTAATATTGGCCACGTTGTAAAATCGGCTATATGCTCAAACATAAGAATATAAACTTAAATGTCGTTTCGAGTTTTCATCTGCTTATTTCAATTCTTTCCCTACACTATTTTCTATTCTGAGATACTTTAAACTGACTGGATCGAAAGTGATAAGATTCATCTTCTCCACATCAGGCTTGCCATTATCATCGTATGTACCAATAATTAACACTGGCTGTGGAAGAAAGCACGCTTTTTTGCTAAAACTTTTCATATCTTTCCTATTAATCTTTATGTTAGTCAATTATCCCTATTATAATAAACTATGATGCAGTACCACCATCATGATTGAGCTTCTATTTGCATTCCCCTATATTCATTTCTTAGTAACTCTTATATTTATTCGTATATAAGGGTCATGCTGACTTTCCATCGCAAAATTAGATAATTTAAAATATATTTCCAAACTTATCTGTATTTTTTCGAGTTAAATATTTTTCCATCTATATTCGGCAATAGAAACTATCTGCAAATTAGCATAAAAAAGAAATGCCCAACGCTTCGCAGCGACGGGCACTCAACCTCAATAGGTATTAGTCATTTAAGGTAAAAAGATTGTATTCAGGATAACGTGTGCAAAGATATATTAAATTCTATTACCATCCAAATTTTTCTTTAATTATTTTTCAAAAATATACAATATTAGCATAAAAGCACTTCAAGACGATTAAAAACAAGTCCTTAATACCAAACGATACTACAAGAGATATAGATTATTAGTAAGGAAAACATATTTATAGAAAGAAAAAAATAACTACCTTTGCAGAAGAAAAATTATAGCTTATGGACACAATAGAAAGTAACACCAATGAAGAGAAACGTAGTTTGAGTTTTGTAGAACAAATAGTTGAAGAAGATATTGCCGAAGGAAAGAATGGCGGACGCATCCAAACTCGTTTTCCACCAGAACCAAATGGATACTTGCATATAGGACATGCGAAAGCTATTTGCATGGACTTTGGTGTGGCAGAGAAATATAATGGTGTTTGTAATCTACGCTTTGATGATACAAACCCATCAAAAGAAAACAACGAATATGTCGAGAATATTCTCAACGATATTAGCTGGTTAGGTTTTAAATGGGGGAACATTTACTACGCAAGCGACTATTTCGAAAGACTTTGGGATTTCGCTATATGGCTAATTAAGAAAGGACTGGCATACGTTGATGAACAGAGCTCGGAAGAAATAGCTGCACAAAAAGGAACACCAACCGAACCAGGTATACTATCGCCATACAGAGATCGCCCTATAGAAGAGAGCCTCGCTCTTTTTGAAAAGATGAATACGCCCGAAGTAGCTGAAGGAAGTATGGTGCTGCGTGCAAAATTGGATATGGAAAACCCCAATATGCACTTCCGCGACCCTATCATATACCGTATTATACATACACCACACCACCGTACAGGTACAAAATGGAACTGTTATCCTATGTACGATTTTGCACACGGACAGAGCGATTACTTTGAAGGAGTTACGCATTCTATCTGTACATTGGAGTTTGTTCCTCACCGTCCACTCTACGATAAATTTATAGATCTGCTGAAAGAATCAGACAACACTGCCGACGTGCTGAACGATAACCGCCCACGACAGATTGAGTTCAACCGTCTGAACCTAACCTACACCGTGATGTCGAAACGAAAACTACATACACTTGTAGATGAAAAACTTGTAAATGGTTGGGACGATCCTCGTATGCCTACACTCTGTGGCATGCGCCGTCGTGGCTATTCACCGGAATCTATCCGCGCTTTTATCGACTCTATCGGCTACACGAAGTTCGATGCTCTGAACGATATGGCATTGCTCGAAGCTGCCGTACGCAACGATTTGAACAAGAAAGCAACACGAGTCAGCGCCGTGCTCGACCCTGTGAAGTTGGTGATAACCAACTACCCTGAAGGTCAGACCGAGGAAATGGAAAGCATCAATAACCCCGAAAACGAGGTGGAAGGCGTACACACGATTACCTTCTCCAAGCATTTGTGGATAGAACGTGCCGACTTCATGGAGGACGCACCGAAGAAGTTCTTCCGCATGACACCAGGCAAAGAAGTGCGTCTGAAGAGTGCATACATTGTCAAATGTACAGACTGCACAAAGGACGAGCAGGGAAACATCGTGGAAATACAGGCAGAATACGACCCAACAAGCAAGAGCGGAATGGAAGGGGCTAACCGTAAAGTGAAAGGAACGCTGCACTGGGTGAGTGCAGAACACTGCCTAAAGGCGGAAGTTCGCGAATACGACAGACTTTTCAACGTAGAAAATCCATCTGCCGAAGAATGTGATTTTAGAGAACTCCTGAATCCAGATAGTTTTAAAATCCACAATAATTGCTATGTTGAGAAATTTCTTTTGGAAAAGAAACCAGGTGATTATTTGCAATTCCAACGTACAGGATATTTTATGCTTGACCCTGATTCTACTTCTGAAAAACTTATTTTCAATAAAACAGTGGGACTGAAAGATGCATGGGCAAAAGCTCAGAAAAAAGGATAAATAGTATTGGACGAATATTTTAAAAGCAATAGATTCAAGCATATTCTTCATGAATACGAAGAACTATGTAAAGAGAATGCCGAAAGTTTCCTCGACTCAGAGGAACTTGCTGATATTGCTGAATATTACCATATAATAGGTAAGGAAGAAGAAGCAAAGGCAGCAGCAACATATGCGGTAAATATTTTTCCGGGTGCTACTGCCCCTCTTTGCTTTCTGGCACGCACTGCACTGTTTGTAGACAAAGACCCTGTAAAGGCTGAACTGCTGGCAGAGGAAATTATAGACAAGACGGATTTGGACTATTATTACCTGATTGCAGAGATAATGATGGTGCTGAACAAATATGAAGAAGCCAACAAGTATCTTTCGGAACACTTCGACGATATTGCAGCAGACGAACAACAGGACTATATTTTCGATGTTGCTTCGCTCCTTTGCGACTACGGTTTAGCAGAACTTGCGCAAAAATGGCTAAACCAATATAAAGATACAGAAACGAAAGACTACAAGGAACTAAAGGCAAAGATACTTTTATGGTTGGGGAAAAGCAACGAAAGCGAAGATATGTTGAACGAACTTATCGACAGCAATCCCTACTCTACTACTTATTGGAACGAATTGGCAGAGTGCCATTTCCTTCGTGGCGAATACAACAAATCTATCACAGCGAGCGAATATTCCTTGGCTATCAATCCCGAAGACGAAGACGCACTCTCAAACAAAGCCAATGCTTTATACAGCATCGGCAACAACGATGAAGCAATAAACTATTACAAACGCTTTCAGAAAGTTATTGCCGAAGCAAGAAAAAACTCCGTAAATATCACGATTGCAGATGTTTATTTAAGCCAAAAGAAGGTAGACAAGGCATTTAAATACTTCAAAAAAGCAATTGAGAACTCAGAAGCAAAGGAGGAAACATACATACAAATGGCTATTTCGCTGATGGCTAACGGCTATATGAGCGATGCCTACAGGCTGTTTTCTGCTAATTTACAAAGAGTTTCGGAAGTCTGGGACATAGGCTATGCGTACTATGCCCGATGCTGCTACGAACTTGGATTGATGGACGAATATGACAGAATTTTGGGCATTGCCATCAAGAAAAACTTGGTAGAAACAAAAAATTTACTGGCTGATTTATATCCTGAAGACAGCAAGCCAGAGACATATCCACTGCTTACTCCTACACCGAGAAAGGGAAAAGCAGACAACAACACGCTACCATTTTAAGAATAGAATAACACAAAACATTAGATATTATGGCTACAAACAGTAAATACATGGAAGAAATTGCCAATCAGCAACTGCTTACCGATGCTGAAGAACGCGAACTTGCAGCCAAGATTAAGATTGGAGATGCAAAGGCTTTGGAGAAACTAACGAAGGCTAACCTGAAGTTTGTTGTATCGTTGGCACACCAATACAGAAACCGTGGGCTTGGCGAAGACGACCTGATAAGCGAAGGGAACATTGGTATGATGCACGCAGCACAGAAGTTCGACGGCACAAAAGGTACACGATTCGTCAAGTTTGCTGCTACCTACATACGCAAGGCAATGGAAGAAGCCATAAGAGAACAGCTCGATACCTATAAAGTACAGAATGCTGGAGAGGATAAACAACGCACTCGCAAAGCCCACACGCTATCTATCGACCAGCCCGTACCTGTTGGCAGCAACGGCAACTTCACCTTGCAAAGTGTCTTGGAAAACAAGAACTCGCCACAAGCTGACGAGCATTTAACACGCCAGATTATTGCTGCTGAAATTGCAAAAGGTATGGACGCACTTGACGAAAGGCAGCAGAAGGTCATCACGCTTATCTACGGACTGCAGAATGGCGAACGTTATACTATGGAAGAGATAGCCAAAGAAATGGGAATAAAGCGTGAACGTGTGCGCCAAATACGAAACAAGGCGTTGCGCAAACTACAAAAACGATTGAAATAAAGGTATCGTTCGGAAAGCCTTAGTAGCGGAAAACGATTGTGCGAAACCAATCGCGCAGTATGCCGCCATACTGATTTTGACTGTCGGCACACAAGATTAGAACTTGCGAACCATCGTTCAGCTTAGGTCCAAGGCACATTCCTTCGTAGTTGGCGAAGTCTTGATGAAACAAGGTTAATGATGTTTTCCATTCCGCAAGTAAGTGTTTCACCATGTAAGGACTTGCGTCCGTGAGCGGTTTGTCGTTGTCTATTTGCTGCGAAGTGTTGGTATCGACACTATAAAGTTTGTTTTTAACAAACGAACCGAACTTTTTTGGCGCAACATAAAGTTCTCTTTCCAAAACAAGAAGTATGCCATTGTCTAATGCAGCCATATCGGCTACCCCCATAGCATAGTTTTGCGCAGGTTTATTTACGGTGCCTTTGTCCATCTTGTAAGCATATTGCGCTATGGGTTGCAGGTTTTCATCAAAGGCTTGAAGACGCAAACGGTTTTCCAACAATTGCATAGGTGCTGCCTGTTTCCCATCGGTTTCCAATGTAGATTCGGTAGTAGTCCAAAACAAATGTGTAGCAGCATTGTAGGTTAAGGACTCTAAACCATAGACATTTGAAGCAGAGCGAAGGTTGGACGGTACAAGCAATTGCTTGCCAGTAAGTTTGCCAAACAAGCTGTATTCGCAAATACTATTATCAGCTTCACGCGCTATGAATATGCTGTGTCTATCTGAATGGAAGGCAATACCTTCTTCATCGGCATTTGGTGCAGACGAACCAAAGAAACCATTAGACGTCACTCGCTTAATATCACCGGTGTTTAAGTCTATATCCAATGTAAAAATATAAAAGCCACTGTGCTCTGTTTTATCGGAAACAACTGCATAACGGTTGCCCCCTAACCACGTTATTCCACTATAATTGCCTTTCGGAACCGTTTCCTTAAAATGGTGCTGTTCATTCAAAGCTACCAGTTTAGGATAGTTTTGCGCAAGAGTTGATAGGGAAATAAGCGCAAAGAATAAAGTGAGAAACAATTTCATTGAATTTCTATTTAATTTCTTAAGCAAGCAGTGTATAACTATAATACATTGTTCTACGAGTGAAAAGAAGGTAAGAAAGGTGTAAATATTTTTCAAAAGCATAATTATTGCTTAACCACCTAACTATCAACGCATTACAAAACCTATTGTTTTGCGTTTCAAAAGCGGCTGTTTTGCACGGTAAAAGCGTAGGTTTTGCAACGCAAAAGAGCCACTTTCGCAATGCCAAAGCGCAGTTTTCACTTTTTAACAGAATTATCTTTACAAGATTAAACCAAAAAGCTCTCACTATTTCAGTTAGGGCCTTGCTAAGAAATACCTGCAAGGTTTGCCTGCTCAACCTGCTTTCTTGTGCCGAACTTACGTTAATAATAGGTGGTTCCCATTAAGAAACGAAAACCACCTAATATCTTTTTATCGTCTGTTTTCTGTCTATTCGGGCATCTGTGCCTTTAGATACAGCTTCTTAACGAACTTCATATCGTGTTCAACCATTATCTTAACCAACTGTTCAAAGGTAGTTTTGCGAGGGTTCCAACCCAACTTCGTCTTTGCTTTTGTAGGGTCGCCAAGCAGTTGTTCTACTTCAGCAGGACGGAAATACTTGGGATCCACCTCTACAAGAGCCTTTCCCGTAGCCTTGTTGTAACCCTTTTCCTCAATGCCTTCGCCCTTCCATTCAAGTTCTATACCAACTTCCTTAAACGCAGCCGTACAGAAAGCACGCACCGTGTACATCTCTCCGGTAGCGATAACGAAGTCGTCTGGTTCGTCTTGCTGCAGGATTAGCCACATACATTCAACATAATCCTTAGCGTATCCCCAGTCGCGTTGCGCACCAAGATTACCAAGATAAAGCTTATCCTGCATACCTTGAGCAATGCGAGAAGCTGCTAAGGTTATTTTACGAGTAACGAAGTTCTCGCCACGGCGTTCACTTTCGTGATTGAAGAGAATACCGTTGCAGCAGTACATTCCGTACGATTCGCGATAGTTTTTCATTATCCAGTAGCCATAGAGCTTTGCAACAGCGTATGGAGAACGTGGATAGAAAGGTGTTGTTTCCTTCTGTGGCACTTCCTGTACTTTACCAAACAGTTCTGAAGTTGATGCTTGATAAATCTTACAAACCTTCTCCAAGCCACAGATACGTACGGCTTCCAAGAGTCGGAGTACACCTACCGCATCGGTATCAGCTGTATATTCGGGTACATCAAAGCTGACTTTAACGTGGCTTTGTGCTGCAAGGTTGTAGATTTCGGTAGGCTTTACTTCACCAATGATACGGATTAAAGAAGACGAATCGGTCATATCTGCCCAATGCAGATTAATCAAACGTTCTTTCTTCATGTCGCGAACCCATTCGTCTAAATACAAATGCTCAATGCGTCCCGTATTAAAAGAAGAACTACGGCGCAACAGTCCGTGTACTTCATAACCCTTTTCAATCAGAAATTCAGCCAGGTAGCTTCCGTCCTGACCCGTAATCCCTGTTATTAATGCTATATTCCTTTTCATCTGTTCTTCTTCCCTAATTTTACAAATAAGTAACTTAAAAACTTAATCTTGTATCAGTTGTTCTCTGAAAACTGCTTTATTCTTTGTTCTTCAGAAAGTCTGCAAATAAGCAACATTCCATCTTTTTCGGTTACAATATAACCATCAAGACCTTGAACTACTACTTTCTTTGCATCAGTAGCATGCACAATACAGTTTTTACTATCGTACATTTGTATGTTCGTTCCTATAACAGCATTACCATAGAGGTCGTGTTGTGTTTGTAGATATAATGCTCCCCATGTGCCAAGATCGCTCCAACCGAAATCAGCTGGGCACACAAATATTTCTTCAGCTTTCTCCATTATGGCATAGTCTACTGATATACTTTCACACTCGGGGTAAACCTTATCTATGTACAGTTGTTCTTCTGGAGTGCCTAATACTTCAGAGAGTTGTGTGAAAATACGCGCAATACCAGGTTGATATATTCGAAATGCATTTACAATTGTAGATACATTCCAAATGAAAATTCCGGCATTCCAAAAGAAATTATTCATACTGATATACTTTTTCGCAGTTTCAATATCAGGTTTCTCTTTAAACTGATCAACACGGAATATTTCTTTATTGCGTACTGAAGGCACAGTCAGGTCAGCTTGTATATATCCATATCCTGTCTCTGGTCGGGAAGGTTTCATTCCAAGTGTAACAATTGCATCGCTCTCCGAAGTAAACTTCAGGCAATTTGTTACAACTCGGCGGAACTCTTCCTGATTGGTAACGATATGGTCGCTTGGAGTTACGATGATATTTGCTTTTGGATCGGATTTCTTTATACGCCAACTAACGTATGCAATGCAAGGTGCCGTATTTCTTCTACAAGGTTCGCTTAGAATGTTGCTGACTGGAATTTCAGGTAATTGTTCGTGAACCAATTCGCAATATCTCGCATTTGTTACTACCCAGACATTCTCTGGCTTCGTAATACCTTTCAATCTATCGTAAGTAAGTTGCATTAATGACCTGCCAACACCCAGTACATCGATAAATTGCTTTGGTTTGTCTACTGTACTCATAGGCCAGAAACGACTTCCAACTCCTCCTGCCATTATAACAAGATGATTGTTTGTATGTATCATAACTTTTTTAGGCTTAGCTTATTTATAAATAGAACAAGTGCAAATATACAAATAAATATTTGAAAAGACAAGTTTTGTATTTATCTTTCTACCTTACTCGAACAAATTCAAACTTAGGTCTGCTTGAGGGCTAACCTCCTTTGTTTCATTCTGTTCGTTCAAGAACTTTAACCTCAATTGTTTAACTTGTTGGTTTTCAGTATTAATGCAATAAACACCCTTTTTTACTTTTCCCAACATAGAATCTGTGCGCCTGCTCATCTTTACAAGGCATTGCTGCACTTCCTGATGCACTTCTTCAACATCTAAAGCCAGAAAGAACGAATTGTGTGTATTGAATATATGGCGCGAAATCTTACCAACTGACAATCCTTTCTCGCCAGCTTCTATCAACAACAGCAATATATCTTTCTCGTATCGCATAAAAAAAGGAGTCTATACCATAAATACAGACTCCCCCACTTAATTTCGTTTTCCTTATTAAGCCAAGACTATTTTATCGTCTTCGCTATTTATTTTTCCTTCCTTTAGAAGCCAACCTATACCCAGATAAGTTTCTTCAACGGTGATTTTTGCAGCCTTTGCAATTTCAGAAACAGTAAGTCCTTTGTTCTCCGCTGCAAGTGTATTGTACACATCGCCAGCTTTAAAACCTACATTTTCTGAGCTCAAGTCTACCTTTACCGTAGCTTTCTTTGCACAGGTTTTCTTTGTTGTTGTCCGTTTGGTTGCCGCTTTAGCAACTTCTTTCTTTTCTACCATAATTATTCATCACTTATTTAAATACTATTGAAGTAGATAATAACAAACTGCTATTACTTGCTGCAAATATACGTTAAATATCTCAATGAAACTAATTTATTGATAAAAAACTAACAACTTCAAAGCTACAACGACACAAGAGTTGAATTTTATTGATTTACATCAACACATATTACTCTTTCAAGTCTAACTTTATCTGCAATTCATCGAGCTGTTTCGGTGCAATAACCGATGGTGCATCAAGCATGACATCGCGTCCGCTATTGTTCTTCGGGAACGCTATTACATCGCGGATTGTATCGAGTCCTGCCATAATACTTACGTATCGGTCGAGTCCGAACGCAATACCTGCGTGAGGAGGAGCACCATAGCGGAAAGCATTCATCAAGAAACCGAACTGCTCTTCTGCCTGTTGCTTCGTAAATCCAAGCACTTCAAACATTCTTTCCTGCAATTCTGTATCGTGAATACGAATAGAACCGCCACCGACTTCGATGCCATTGCATACAAAGTCGTAAGCCAACGCCCTTACTTGCTCTGGGTGTTCGTCGAGCAAATGCAAGTCGTCTGGGTTTGGCATAGTGAATGGGTGGTGGGTAGCCATAAGGCGTTGTTCCTCGTCGCTCCACTCAAAGAGTGGGAAATCTACAATCCACAAGCACTTGAAAACATTCTTATCACGCAATCCTAAACGGCTTCCCATCTCTAAACGAAGTGAGCACAGCTGAACTCTTGTTTTATTGGCATTGTCGCCTGAAAGTATCAAAACAAGGTCGCCATTGTTTGCTCCCGTTGTTTCCTTCACCTTTTGCAACTGCTCTTGTGTAAAGAACTTATCGACAGAACTCTTCGCCTCACTGTTCTCGTCGTACTTGATGTAAACCAAACCCTTTGCGCCTACTTGCGGACGCTTCACGAAATCGGTAAGTTCGTTCAGCTGCTTGCGGCTATAATCAGCGCAATTGGGCACCACGATACCTCCAATATAGTTCGCTTCGTTGAATACAGAGAAGTCGCTCGTACCCTTCAGATCGTCCATAAGTTCTACAAACTCCATTCCGAAACGCACATCAGGCTTATCAGACCCATAACGCTTCATTGCATCGTGCCACGTCATCTGTTCCAATTTAGCAGGAAGTTCCACTCCTCTAATCTCCTTGAACAGATAGCGAGCCATATCTTCAAACACCTGAAGCACGTCTTCTTGGTCTACATACGACATTTCGCAGTCTATTTGGGTAAACTCTGGCTGACGGTCGGCACGCAAGTCTTCGTCACGGAAACACTTTGCAATCTGGAAATAGCGGTCGAAACCAGCTATCATCAACAGCTGTTTCAGTGTCTGCGGACTTTGCGGAAGTGCGTAAAACTGCCCTGGATTCATACGAGAAGGCACCACAAAGTCGCGTGCACCCTCCGGAGTAGAACCTATCAATATAGGTGTTTCCACTTCAATAAAGTTTAATTTATCGAGGAAGTTACGGATAAGGATAGTCATTCTGTGGCGCAACTCCAAGTTGCTGCGCACCGCAGGGCGTCGCAAATCCAAGTATCTATATTTCATTCGGAGGTCGTCGCCACCGTCAGTATTGTCTTCTATTGTAAATGGAGGAGTGAGCGAGCTGCTCAGCACCGTCAGTTCCTTAGCGATAATCTCTATATCGCCTGTTGCTATCTTGTTAT
Proteins encoded in this region:
- a CDS encoding glutamine--tRNA ligase/YqeY domain fusion protein; the encoded protein is MDTIESNTNEEKRSLSFVEQIVEEDIAEGKNGGRIQTRFPPEPNGYLHIGHAKAICMDFGVAEKYNGVCNLRFDDTNPSKENNEYVENILNDISWLGFKWGNIYYASDYFERLWDFAIWLIKKGLAYVDEQSSEEIAAQKGTPTEPGILSPYRDRPIEESLALFEKMNTPEVAEGSMVLRAKLDMENPNMHFRDPIIYRIIHTPHHRTGTKWNCYPMYDFAHGQSDYFEGVTHSICTLEFVPHRPLYDKFIDLLKESDNTADVLNDNRPRQIEFNRLNLTYTVMSKRKLHTLVDEKLVNGWDDPRMPTLCGMRRRGYSPESIRAFIDSIGYTKFDALNDMALLEAAVRNDLNKKATRVSAVLDPVKLVITNYPEGQTEEMESINNPENEVEGVHTITFSKHLWIERADFMEDAPKKFFRMTPGKEVRLKSAYIVKCTDCTKDEQGNIVEIQAEYDPTSKSGMEGANRKVKGTLHWVSAEHCLKAEVREYDRLFNVENPSAEECDFRELLNPDSFKIHNNCYVEKFLLEKKPGDYLQFQRTGYFMLDPDSTSEKLIFNKTVGLKDAWAKAQKKG
- a CDS encoding RNA polymerase sigma factor RpoD/SigA, translated to MATNSKYMEEIANQQLLTDAEERELAAKIKIGDAKALEKLTKANLKFVVSLAHQYRNRGLGEDDLISEGNIGMMHAAQKFDGTKGTRFVKFAATYIRKAMEEAIREQLDTYKVQNAGEDKQRTRKAHTLSIDQPVPVGSNGNFTLQSVLENKNSPQADEHLTRQIIAAEIAKGMDALDERQQKVITLIYGLQNGERYTMEEIAKEMGIKRERVRQIRNKALRKLQKRLK
- a CDS encoding winged helix-turn-helix domain-containing protein, whose translation is MVEKKEVAKAATKRTTTKKTCAKKATVKVDLSSENVGFKAGDVYNTLAAENKGLTVSEIAKAAKITVEETYLGIGWLLKEGKINSEDDKIVLA
- a CDS encoding mannose-1-phosphate guanylyltransferase, with the protein product MIHTNNHLVIMAGGVGSRFWPMSTVDKPKQFIDVLGVGRSLMQLTYDRLKGITKPENVWVVTNARYCELVHEQLPEIPVSNILSEPCRRNTAPCIAYVSWRIKKSDPKANIIVTPSDHIVTNQEEFRRVVTNCLKFTSESDAIVTLGMKPSRPETGYGYIQADLTVPSVRNKEIFRVDQFKEKPDIETAKKYISMNNFFWNAGIFIWNVSTIVNAFRIYQPGIARIFTQLSEVLGTPEEQLYIDKVYPECESISVDYAIMEKAEEIFVCPADFGWSDLGTWGALYLQTQHDLYGNAVIGTNIQMYDSKNCIVHATDAKKVVVQGLDGYIVTEKDGMLLICRLSEEQRIKQFSENN
- a CDS encoding GlsB/YeaQ/YmgE family stress response membrane protein, producing the protein MFEHIADFTTWPILTGILIGYIANRIMSGEGKGCCMNLFIGIVGSYAGAFISNLLDIDLFGKGYLTNFIFCVLGSISVLWIWKKLSD
- the aspS gene encoding aspartate--tRNA ligase yields the protein MYRTKTCGELRLTDAGKEVVLAGWVQRSRKMGGMTFVDLRDRYGITQLVFNEAEDAGLCDEANKLGREYCIRVKGIVSERQSKNNKIATGDIEIIAKELTVLSSSLTPPFTIEDNTDGGDDLRMKYRYLDLRRPAVRSNLELRHRMTILIRNFLDKLNFIEVETPILIGSTPEGARDFVVPSRMNPGQFYALPQSPQTLKQLLMIAGFDRYFQIAKCFRDEDLRADRQPEFTQIDCEMSYVDQEDVLQVFEDMARYLFKEIRGVELPAKLEQMTWHDAMKRYGSDKPDVRFGMEFVELMDDLKGTSDFSVFNEANYIGGIVVPNCADYSRKQLNELTDFVKRPQVGAKGLVYIKYDENSEAKSSVDKFFTQEQLQKVKETTGANNGDLVLILSGDNANKTRVQLCSLRLEMGSRLGLRDKNVFKCLWIVDFPLFEWSDEEQRLMATHHPFTMPNPDDLHLLDEHPEQVRALAYDFVCNGIEVGGGSIRIHDTELQERMFEVLGFTKQQAEEQFGFLMNAFRYGAPPHAGIAFGLDRYVSIMAGLDTIRDVIAFPKNNSGRDVMLDAPSVIAPKQLDELQIKLDLKE
- the gmd gene encoding GDP-mannose 4,6-dehydratase, whose product is MKRNIALITGITGQDGSYLAEFLIEKGYEVHGLLRRSSSFNTGRIEHLYLDEWVRDMKKERLINLHWADMTDSSSLIRIIGEVKPTEIYNLAAQSHVKVSFDVPEYTADTDAVGVLRLLEAVRICGLEKVCKIYQASTSELFGKVQEVPQKETTPFYPRSPYAVAKLYGYWIMKNYRESYGMYCCNGILFNHESERRGENFVTRKITLAASRIAQGMQDKLYLGNLGAQRDWGYAKDYVECMWLILQQDEPDDFVIATGEMYTVRAFCTAAFKEVGIELEWKGEGIEEKGYNKATGKALVEVDPKYFRPAEVEQLLGDPTKAKTKLGWNPRKTTFEQLVKIMVEHDMKFVKKLYLKAQMPE
- a CDS encoding tetratricopeptide repeat protein, translated to MDEYFKSNRFKHILHEYEELCKENAESFLDSEELADIAEYYHIIGKEEEAKAAATYAVNIFPGATAPLCFLARTALFVDKDPVKAELLAEEIIDKTDLDYYYLIAEIMMVLNKYEEANKYLSEHFDDIAADEQQDYIFDVASLLCDYGLAELAQKWLNQYKDTETKDYKELKAKILLWLGKSNESEDMLNELIDSNPYSTTYWNELAECHFLRGEYNKSITASEYSLAINPEDEDALSNKANALYSIGNNDEAINYYKRFQKVIAEARKNSVNITIADVYLSQKKVDKAFKYFKKAIENSEAKEETYIQMAISLMANGYMSDAYRLFSANLQRVSEVWDIGYAYYARCCYELGLMDEYDRILGIAIKKNLVETKNLLADLYPEDSKPETYPLLTPTPRKGKADNNTLPF
- a CDS encoding esterase-like activity of phytase family protein, coding for MKLFLTLFFALISLSTLAQNYPKLVALNEQHHFKETVPKGNYSGITWLGGNRYAVVSDKTEHSGFYIFTLDIDLNTGDIKRVTSNGFFGSSAPNADEEGIAFHSDRHSIFIAREADNSICEYSLFGKLTGKQLLVPSNLRSASNVYGLESLTYNAATHLFWTTTESTLETDGKQAAPMQLLENRLRLQAFDENLQPIAQYAYKMDKGTVNKPAQNYAMGVADMAALDNGILLVLERELYVAPKKFGSFVKNKLYSVDTNTSQQIDNDKPLTDASPYMVKHLLAEWKTSLTLFHQDFANYEGMCLGPKLNDGSQVLILCADSQNQYGGILRDWFRTIVFRY